From the Sphingomonas phyllosphaerae 5.2 genome, one window contains:
- the addB gene encoding double-strand break repair protein AddB, producing MADASAAPAGRGLRLYTIPAHRAFADALVAGLLRRFGGDRLALARGLVLVPNNRGGLAVREAFVRASGGALLLPRIVALGGEELDASVGAALDPADAVPPLPPAVDPLQRRMILARLVEEERAAAGRPVDAAEAVRLAGELARTLDQLIVEEVPPARLAAIDPGEGLSDHWETALRLFRLLLDRWPAERERLGCIDAAERRIRLIDRQAARWRDAPPGGFVCAAGITDPAPAVARLLRTVAGLPRGMVVFANLDLTLPGEEWDALGPHDPDPVTGLRRRAIEVHPQFHLKLLLERIGAGRDEVSRWTAASEHDATAARGRAIANALAPARFTAKWTALDAADRRLTGVSAVELATPAEEAQAVALKLREAVETPGLTAALVTPDRMLARRVAAHCRRWGIEVDDSAGRALAILPPGTLLTAIVEAAAQDFAPMALLTLLKHPLVRAGEGRGEWLDGVRRLDRALRGPRPAPGLAGIDRHLAAVPAFAGAAEWWRGARTLLEPVARGFGAETATLTGLVACLREAADLLAGEEAWRGPAGRAAADLLTGLEAQAPSGPQAIAPGGFAPLLRMLMDEIAVRLLPRERHARLAIYGLMEARLQSADLMILSGLNEGTWPGLPAPDPWLAPRVRAELGLPGLERGIGVAAHDFGQALGAREVVLTRARRDARSPALASRFWLRLEAMTGERFPRDATLAEWARALDGAAVPTPVDRPAPLPRKSLRPRQISVTEVDRLKADPFAFYARRILKLSPLDAVDADPSAAWRGTAVHGVLEAWAREDACDPERLLPRALTLLADPATHPLLRALWQPRLIAAFEWVAARTIADRAGGRAVLAVEGRGTTELSGIELTGRFDRIDRMPDGGLGIVDYKTGKAPSVAAVRGGFNLQLGLLGAIAEAGGFAGVAGAATAFEYWSLAKKGDAFGSVSTPADPGGKGGRILTDDFVRAARDSFAEAAARWLTGEEPFTAKLHPEFAPYAEYDQLTRRDEWYGRDA from the coding sequence ATGGCTGACGCGTCCGCGGCGCCCGCCGGGCGGGGCTTGCGGCTCTACACGATCCCGGCGCATCGCGCCTTTGCCGACGCGCTGGTCGCCGGGTTGTTGCGGCGGTTTGGCGGTGACCGGCTGGCGCTGGCGCGCGGGCTGGTGCTGGTGCCGAACAATCGCGGCGGGCTCGCGGTGCGCGAGGCGTTCGTGCGCGCGAGCGGCGGCGCGCTGCTGTTGCCGCGGATCGTGGCGCTGGGCGGCGAGGAACTGGATGCGAGTGTCGGCGCGGCGCTGGACCCGGCCGATGCAGTGCCGCCGCTGCCGCCGGCGGTCGACCCGTTGCAGCGGCGGATGATCCTGGCACGACTGGTCGAGGAAGAGCGCGCCGCCGCCGGGCGCCCGGTCGATGCCGCAGAGGCCGTGCGGCTGGCGGGAGAACTGGCGCGCACGCTCGACCAGCTGATCGTGGAGGAAGTGCCGCCCGCACGGCTCGCCGCGATCGATCCGGGCGAAGGATTGTCGGACCATTGGGAAACCGCGCTACGGCTGTTCCGGCTGCTGCTCGATCGCTGGCCGGCTGAGCGCGAGCGGCTCGGCTGCATCGACGCCGCGGAGCGGCGCATCCGGTTGATCGACCGGCAGGCGGCGCGGTGGCGCGATGCGCCGCCGGGCGGGTTCGTGTGCGCGGCGGGGATCACCGATCCGGCGCCGGCGGTGGCGCGGTTGCTGCGGACCGTCGCCGGGCTGCCGCGCGGCATGGTGGTGTTCGCCAATCTCGACCTCACGCTGCCGGGCGAGGAATGGGACGCGCTGGGGCCGCACGACCCCGATCCGGTGACGGGCCTGCGGCGCCGCGCGATCGAGGTGCATCCACAATTCCACCTGAAGCTGCTGCTCGAACGGATCGGCGCGGGCCGTGACGAGGTGTCGCGCTGGACCGCGGCGAGCGAGCATGACGCCACCGCGGCGCGTGGCCGCGCGATCGCCAATGCGCTGGCGCCGGCGCGCTTCACCGCCAAATGGACCGCGCTGGACGCGGCCGACCGGCGGCTGACCGGGGTCAGCGCCGTCGAGCTTGCGACCCCTGCGGAGGAGGCGCAGGCGGTGGCGCTGAAATTGCGCGAGGCGGTGGAGACGCCGGGTCTGACCGCGGCACTGGTCACGCCCGACCGGATGCTGGCGCGGCGCGTGGCGGCGCATTGCCGACGCTGGGGGATCGAGGTCGACGACAGCGCCGGGCGCGCGCTCGCGATCCTGCCGCCGGGGACGTTGCTGACCGCGATCGTCGAGGCGGCGGCGCAGGATTTCGCGCCGATGGCGCTGTTGACCTTGCTGAAGCATCCGTTGGTGCGGGCCGGCGAGGGACGGGGCGAATGGCTGGACGGCGTCCGTCGTCTCGACCGCGCGCTGCGCGGGCCACGGCCGGCGCCGGGGCTGGCGGGGATCGATCGGCATCTCGCCGCAGTGCCCGCCTTTGCGGGGGCTGCCGAATGGTGGCGGGGCGCGCGTACGCTGCTGGAGCCGGTGGCCCGCGGGTTCGGTGCGGAAACTGCGACGCTGACCGGATTGGTGGCGTGCCTGCGCGAGGCGGCGGACCTGCTGGCGGGCGAGGAGGCGTGGCGCGGCCCCGCCGGGCGCGCGGCGGCGGACCTGCTCACCGGGCTGGAGGCGCAGGCGCCGTCGGGACCGCAGGCGATCGCGCCCGGCGGGTTCGCGCCGCTGCTGCGCATGCTGATGGACGAGATCGCCGTCCGGCTGCTGCCGCGTGAACGCCACGCGCGGCTCGCGATCTACGGCCTGATGGAGGCGCGGCTGCAATCGGCCGACCTGATGATCCTGTCCGGGCTGAACGAGGGGACATGGCCGGGGCTGCCCGCACCCGATCCGTGGCTGGCGCCGCGCGTCCGCGCCGAACTGGGATTGCCGGGGCTGGAGCGCGGAATCGGCGTGGCCGCGCACGATTTCGGGCAGGCGCTTGGCGCGCGTGAGGTCGTGTTGACCCGCGCGCGGCGCGATGCGCGCTCGCCGGCGCTCGCCTCGCGTTTCTGGTTGCGGCTGGAGGCGATGACCGGCGAACGCTTTCCGCGCGATGCGACACTGGCGGAATGGGCGCGCGCGCTGGACGGGGCGGCGGTCCCGACACCGGTCGATCGCCCCGCGCCGCTGCCGCGCAAGAGCCTGCGCCCGCGGCAGATCTCGGTGACGGAGGTCGACCGGCTGAAAGCCGATCCGTTCGCCTTCTACGCGCGGCGTATCCTGAAGCTGTCCCCGCTCGATGCGGTCGATGCCGATCCCAGCGCGGCGTGGCGCGGCACCGCGGTGCACGGCGTGCTGGAGGCGTGGGCGCGCGAGGATGCGTGCGATCCCGAGCGGCTGCTGCCGCGTGCGCTGACGCTGCTCGCCGATCCCGCGACCCATCCGCTGCTGCGCGCCTTGTGGCAGCCGCGGCTGATCGCGGCGTTCGAATGGGTCGCGGCACGCACGATCGCCGATCGGGCCGGCGGTCGCGCGGTGCTGGCGGTGGAAGGGCGCGGGACGACCGAGCTTTCGGGAATCGAGCTGACCGGCCGCTTCGATCGCATCGACCGGATGCCCGATGGCGGCCTGGGCATCGTCGATTACAAGACCGGCAAGGCGCCGTCCGTCGCCGCGGTGCGCGGTGGGTTCAACCTGCAACTGGGGCTGCTCGGCGCGATCGCGGAGGCGGGTGGCTTTGCCGGCGTTGCGGGTGCGGCGACCGCTTTCGAATATTGGTCGCTCGCCAAGAAGGGCGATGCGTTCGGCTCAGTCTCCACCCCTGCCGATCCCGGGGGAAAGGGCGGGCGGATCCTGACCGACGACTTCGTTCGCGCCGCGCGCGACAGCTTCGCGGAAGCGGCGGCGCGGTGGCTGACCGGGGAGGAGCCGTTCACCGCCAAGCTGCACCCGGAATTCGCACCCTACGCGGAGTATGACCAGTTGACGCGGCGCGACGAATGGTATGGCCGCGATGCCTGA
- a CDS encoding nucleotidyltransferase family protein has product MTRLRYIRPDPGTRVPRTAMVMAAGIGKRMRPLTATRPKPLVEVNGRTLIDHTFDRLRAAGVERAVVNVHYLADALEAHLRHRVHGIEVVVSDERAQLMETGGGLAQALPLLGDEPFLVVNSDNLWLDGPTDAIRQLADRWDDAVMDALLLMVPYARAHNHSGQGDFHLGADGRITGRRKPGRVAPFVFTGVQIVSPRLIREWPAGPFSTNLFWNRAIAAGRAFGLVHQGLWSEVNVPAAVAKTEVLFADG; this is encoded by the coding sequence ATGACCCGCCTGCGCTACATTCGACCCGATCCGGGCACGCGCGTGCCGCGCACCGCGATGGTGATGGCAGCCGGTATCGGCAAGCGGATGCGCCCGCTGACCGCGACGCGGCCGAAACCGCTGGTCGAGGTGAATGGTCGCACGCTGATCGATCATACGTTCGACCGCCTGCGGGCGGCCGGTGTCGAGCGCGCGGTGGTGAACGTTCATTATCTCGCCGACGCGCTGGAGGCGCATCTCCGCCACCGCGTCCACGGGATCGAGGTGGTCGTTTCCGACGAACGCGCGCAGTTGATGGAGACGGGCGGCGGGCTGGCGCAGGCGCTGCCGCTGCTCGGCGACGAGCCGTTCCTGGTGGTCAACAGCGACAATCTCTGGCTCGACGGCCCGACCGACGCGATCCGCCAGCTCGCCGATCGCTGGGACGATGCTGTCATGGACGCCTTGCTGCTGATGGTGCCCTATGCCCGCGCGCACAATCATAGCGGGCAGGGCGATTTCCATCTCGGCGCGGATGGACGGATCACCGGGCGGCGCAAGCCGGGCCGGGTCGCGCCGTTCGTCTTCACCGGCGTGCAGATCGTGTCGCCGCGGCTGATCCGCGAGTGGCCAGCGGGACCGTTTTCGACCAATCTGTTCTGGAACCGTGCGATCGCGGCCGGGCGCGCGTTCGGGCTGGTGCATCAGGGCCTGTGGTCGGAAGTGAACGTGCCGGCGGCGGTCGCCAAGACCGAGGTGCTGTTCGCCGATGGCTGA
- a CDS encoding sensor histidine kinase: MTSIAPGIAVAVGAVVLLLLLAGVVLIALGLRARAAAGDAVRERAMMETLFAAAPMQPMVVLPNGRIEMARRVADWLGFSEIPAYLQEVEAAGWGLDSGEAQVLSGGLAACQRSARNFTHTIHARDGGRTLTVQGDRRGDAVILWFYDSTASEGEMRRLRTECLDLSDAFEALTGLVEAAPLPMWYRDTDLQLAMVNSAYVTAVEGTDAGEVVGRGLELVDGSGQGSPTAGAAMARDEGRPQTRVLPATIGGARRSLRIHDVPLPVGGVAGYAIDIEELEQSHARERRFAEAQRAMLDRLSAGVAQFARDRSLIFCNQPFRRMFAMRLEWLADRPEFDRVLERMREANRVPEVRDFPGWKAERRGWFVGADTAVEENWHLPGGTHLRVVAQPIPDGGLMVFFEDRTEQVQLASARDTLLRVRTATFDNLFEALGVFSADGRLQLWNNRFRALWDLDEEFLTGHPRVDVIAEKVAPKLSNPRRARSIAELVRVATMERQQRAGHIALADGRQFEFAAVPLPDGNALFTMLDISDSRAMEQALRDRNDALEAADQVKTAFVANMSYELRTPLTSISGFAEMLHGGYAGELSPDAIAYLDAILDSVDRLGLLIDDVLDLTSTDSGARPLERADIDVAAVARAASDALRATAKRHHVDLTIEIQRSAGRLTGDARRIREVVEHLLRRAIGTVPEKGSVQLLVDGNAKGARIVVSDNGPGMTPDQGARAFDRFASDGISSAGERALGLGLPLAKQFVEAHGGTIALTSTPETGTIVTVDLPRR, from the coding sequence ATGACCTCGATCGCTCCCGGCATCGCGGTGGCGGTCGGCGCGGTCGTGCTGCTGCTCCTGCTCGCCGGGGTGGTCCTGATCGCACTCGGCTTGCGCGCGCGCGCCGCGGCCGGCGATGCGGTGCGCGAGCGCGCGATGATGGAAACGCTGTTCGCTGCCGCGCCGATGCAGCCGATGGTGGTGCTACCGAACGGCCGGATCGAGATGGCGCGACGCGTGGCCGACTGGCTCGGGTTCAGCGAGATCCCGGCCTACCTCCAGGAGGTAGAGGCTGCGGGTTGGGGGCTCGATTCCGGCGAGGCCCAGGTGTTGTCGGGCGGGCTGGCCGCCTGCCAGCGTTCGGCGCGCAACTTCACCCATACCATCCACGCGCGCGACGGCGGGCGTACGCTGACCGTGCAGGGCGACCGGCGTGGCGATGCAGTGATCCTGTGGTTCTACGATTCGACCGCCAGCGAGGGCGAGATGCGGCGGCTGCGCACCGAATGCCTCGACCTGTCCGACGCGTTCGAGGCGCTGACCGGGCTGGTCGAGGCGGCGCCGCTGCCGATGTGGTACCGCGACACCGACCTGCAACTGGCGATGGTCAACTCGGCCTATGTCACCGCGGTGGAGGGCACCGACGCTGGCGAAGTGGTCGGGCGTGGGCTGGAACTGGTCGACGGGTCGGGGCAGGGCAGCCCGACGGCGGGCGCGGCGATGGCGCGTGACGAGGGGCGCCCGCAGACGCGCGTGCTGCCGGCCACGATCGGCGGCGCGCGCCGCTCGCTCCGCATTCACGATGTGCCGCTGCCGGTCGGCGGAGTGGCGGGCTATGCGATCGATATCGAGGAGCTGGAGCAGAGCCACGCGCGGGAGCGGCGGTTCGCCGAGGCGCAGCGCGCGATGCTCGACCGGCTGTCGGCCGGCGTGGCGCAGTTCGCGCGCGACCGCAGCCTGATCTTCTGCAACCAGCCGTTCCGGCGGATGTTCGCGATGCGGCTGGAATGGCTTGCCGATCGTCCCGAGTTCGACCGCGTGCTGGAACGGATGCGCGAGGCCAATCGCGTGCCCGAAGTGCGCGACTTCCCCGGGTGGAAGGCGGAGCGGCGCGGCTGGTTCGTCGGCGCCGACACCGCGGTCGAGGAAAATTGGCACCTGCCCGGCGGCACGCACCTGCGCGTCGTGGCGCAGCCTATTCCCGACGGCGGGCTGATGGTGTTCTTCGAGGATCGCACGGAGCAGGTGCAACTCGCCAGCGCGCGCGACACGCTGCTGCGCGTCCGCACGGCGACCTTCGACAATCTGTTCGAGGCGCTGGGCGTGTTCTCCGCCGACGGGCGCCTGCAATTGTGGAACAACCGCTTCCGCGCGTTGTGGGACCTCGACGAGGAGTTCCTGACCGGGCATCCGCGCGTCGACGTGATCGCCGAGAAGGTCGCGCCCAAGTTGTCCAATCCTCGCCGCGCCCGCTCGATCGCCGAGCTGGTGCGCGTCGCGACGATGGAGCGCCAGCAGCGCGCGGGGCATATCGCGCTGGCGGACGGGCGGCAGTTCGAGTTTGCGGCGGTGCCGCTGCCCGACGGCAACGCGCTGTTCACGATGCTCGACATCAGCGACAGCCGCGCGATGGAGCAGGCGCTGCGCGACCGAAACGACGCGCTGGAGGCAGCCGACCAGGTGAAGACCGCGTTCGTCGCGAACATGAGCTACGAGTTGCGCACCCCGCTGACGTCGATCAGCGGCTTCGCGGAAATGCTGCACGGCGGCTATGCCGGCGAACTGTCGCCGGACGCGATCGCCTATCTCGATGCGATCCTCGACTCGGTCGACCGGCTGGGGCTGCTCATCGACGACGTGCTCGATCTCACCTCCACCGACAGCGGCGCTCGGCCGCTGGAGCGCGCCGATATCGATGTCGCCGCGGTGGCGCGCGCCGCGTCCGACGCCCTGCGGGCCACCGCCAAGCGTCACCACGTCGACCTCACCATCGAGATCCAGCGCTCCGCCGGGCGACTGACCGGCGACGCACGGCGGATACGCGAAGTGGTCGAGCACCTGCTGCGTCGCGCGATCGGCACCGTGCCCGAAAAGGGCAGCGTGCAGTTGCTGGTCGACGGTAATGCGAAGGGTGCCCGGATCGTGGTGTCGGACAACGGCCCCGGCATGACTCCCGACCAGGGCGCGCGCGCGTTCGACCGGTTCGCGAGCGACGGCATTTCCTCGGCTGGCGAGCGGGCGCTGGGGCTCGGCCTGCCGCTCGCCAAGCAATTCGTCGAGGCGCATGGCGGCACGATCGCGCTGACCAGCACGCCGGAGACGGGCACGATCGTCACGGTGGACCTGCCGCGGCGATGA
- a CDS encoding aminoglycoside phosphotransferase family protein: MTPPADAPAFLDAHGWRDARIEPLAGDASFRRYFRVHAGTRRAILMDAPPPHEDPRPFLAVAGWLVERDFAAPTVHAIDLARGLVLLEDFGDVRLRETVDADPDAAVALYGAAIDLLVRLRAQPAGPWRPYDRTELLREVGLLTEWYAPAIGIDVDAAGYRAAWDEVLHHAEPAIPVTVLRDYHAENLMLVGEERALGLLDFQDALAGHPAYDLVSLLQDARRDVDPAIEAMMLARYRDATGEGDDFVRAYHVLGAQRNAKIVGIFARLWKRDGKPRYAALCPRVWAYLERDLSEPALAPVARWFDDNLPPEWRGDPLRIADARRQA, from the coding sequence ATGACCCCGCCGGCGGATGCGCCCGCCTTTCTCGATGCACATGGATGGCGCGACGCGCGGATCGAGCCGTTGGCGGGGGACGCCTCGTTCCGGCGCTATTTCCGCGTCCATGCCGGCACGCGCCGCGCGATTCTGATGGATGCACCGCCGCCACACGAAGATCCGCGTCCGTTCCTCGCGGTCGCCGGGTGGCTGGTGGAGCGCGACTTCGCGGCGCCGACGGTGCATGCGATCGATCTGGCGCGCGGACTGGTGCTGCTGGAGGATTTCGGCGACGTGCGGCTGCGCGAGACGGTCGACGCCGATCCCGACGCGGCGGTGGCGCTGTACGGCGCGGCGATCGACCTGCTGGTGCGGTTGCGTGCGCAGCCGGCCGGACCGTGGCGCCCCTACGATCGCACCGAATTGCTGCGCGAGGTCGGGCTGCTGACCGAATGGTATGCGCCCGCGATCGGCATCGACGTGGATGCGGCGGGATATCGCGCGGCATGGGACGAGGTGCTGCACCATGCCGAGCCGGCGATCCCGGTGACGGTGCTGCGCGATTACCATGCCGAGAACCTGATGCTGGTCGGTGAGGAACGGGCGCTGGGGCTGCTCGACTTTCAGGACGCGCTGGCCGGGCATCCGGCCTACGACCTCGTCTCGCTTCTGCAGGATGCGCGGCGCGACGTCGATCCTGCGATCGAGGCGATGATGCTGGCACGCTACCGCGACGCCACCGGCGAGGGCGACGACTTCGTACGCGCCTATCACGTGCTGGGCGCGCAGCGGAACGCCAAGATCGTCGGCATCTTCGCCCGGCTGTGGAAGCGCGACGGCAAGCCGCGCTACGCCGCTTTGTGCCCGCGCGTCTGGGCATATCTGGAGCGCGACCTGAGCGAGCCGGCGCTGGCACCGGTCGCGCGCTGGTTCGACGACAACCTGCCGCCGGAATGGCGCGGCGATCCGTTGCGTATCGCCGACGCGCGGCGACAGGCATGA
- the tsaE gene encoding tRNA (adenosine(37)-N6)-threonylcarbamoyltransferase complex ATPase subunit type 1 TsaE, with product MRHGEERLADEATTAALGARLAAVLRAGDVVTLTGGLGAGKTSLARGVLAALGLAEEAPSPTFAIVQPYDLPEVSLPVLHVDLYRLDDPRDVDELGLDEARRDAALLVEWPERAGAGRWPDALAFDLAIAADGARRLTWRAPDAWDGRWPR from the coding sequence ATGAGGCACGGCGAGGAACGGCTGGCCGACGAAGCGACAACAGCGGCGCTTGGTGCGCGGCTCGCCGCCGTGCTGCGTGCCGGCGACGTGGTGACGCTGACCGGCGGGTTGGGCGCGGGCAAGACCAGCCTGGCGCGCGGTGTGCTGGCGGCGCTGGGCCTGGCGGAGGAGGCACCAAGCCCGACGTTCGCGATCGTCCAGCCCTACGACCTGCCCGAGGTGTCGTTGCCGGTGCTGCACGTCGATCTATACCGGCTCGACGATCCGCGCGACGTCGACGAGCTCGGGCTGGACGAGGCGCGGCGCGATGCCGCCTTGCTGGTCGAATGGCCGGAGCGCGCGGGCGCGGGGCGCTGGCCCGATGCGCTGGCATTCGACCTGGCGATCGCAGCGGACGGCGCGCGTCGCTTGACTTGGCGCGCGCCCGACGCTTGGGACGGGCGATGGCCACGATGA